CCGACCCTTTGCACAACGATTATCGAGCGTACCTGGACAGCATTCAGGACCGCTGCAGCGAGCACGGGGTAGAGGTGTACATCGTCTACGCCACCACCGGCTCAGCCGGCTTCCTCTACGAGTGTGTGATCTACTGGCCGGACTCCTGGCCGCAGCTGCATCAAAAACATACGGCCGACGAAATCTTATCGTCGGTGGCCGAACCAGAGGACAATCCCGAAGGTCGGGCGCTGGTCGAGGAAATCCGCCAGGAGACCATCGAGATTTTCTATCGGCATGGCGCCATCCACTTCCAGATCGGCCGGGCCTACCCGTTTACGAAAGATCGAAATCCAGCGGCGCTCAAGCTGCTGACCGATCTTCGCGATGGCCTGGACCCGAATCGACTGGTTAACCCGGGAGCACTCGGACTATGAGCGGTACACAGGGGGAAATCGCGATCGTGGGGGGCGGTATCGGCGGGCTCACGCTCGCCCTTGGGCTGGCCCGGGCCGGCGAAAAGCCGGTGGTCTACGAGCAGGCGATTGAGCATAGCGAAGTTGGCGCGGGGATCTCACTGGCGCCCAATGCGGTCAAGGGACTGCGCTTCCTGGGCGTTGAGCCGGCGATCGTTGAGCTCGCCGACGAGCCGATGGAGCAGTACACCCGCCACTACCAGACGGGTCAGCCGCTGGTGACCATCGATCGGCACAACACCGCCAGCCAGTTCGGCGCAAGCTACCTGCAGATGCATCGAGCGGATCTACAGGCCATTTTGCTGGACGCGCTCAAAGCTCATGCACCCGACTGCGTGCGCTTGGGTCACCGGCTAGCCGACATCAGCCAGTCGGGTGATGGCGTCACGCTGTCGTTTGAGGAGCGGGCACCCGTCGACGCAGCGCTGGTGGTTGCCTCCGACGGGCTGCGATCGGTGACTCGCGGCCAGGTGTTCGGCGAGCTCGGGGCCAACTACTCGGGCATCGTGGCTTGGCGTGGCCTGATTCCCACCGAACGGCTCGCCGGCTGTGACCTGCTGCCGGAGTCCAACGTGTTTGTCGGGCCCGATCGGATCTTTGTGCGTTACCCGGTGCGCAAAGGGCAGATCCAGAACTGCGTGGCCTTCACCCGGGAATCGGAGTGGCAGGCGGAAGGCTGGATGGAGAAAGGCGATCTGAGCGAGCTAAGAGCCGCGTTTGCGGATTTTCATCCGGATGTGACGCAGGTGCTGGACTCATTCTTACAAGAAGAGTGTTTCCGCTGGGGTCTGTTCGAACGCCAGCCGCTGCCTCGCTGGGTGGACGGCCGGGTAGCGGTGCTCGGTGACGCCGCCCATCCGATGCTGCCATGGTTTGGCCTGGGTGCAGCCACCGCCATCGAGGATGCGGTGATTCTGGCCCGAGCACTGACCGAGTTTGCTAGCCTCGACGAGGCCCTGCAGCGCTACCAGGCGGCACGCTACGAGCGAGTCACCGAGATCCACCGCGAGTCGCTCGCAGGCGGTGAGCGACTCATGACCGCCCACAAAACGCTTTACAAGAGTGAGCCTGTGGTAACCGAGGACACGCTCGGAATGACGCTTTATGATCCTGGCACCGTTGCGCTGTAGGCCCTCCTGATGCAGATCAAAGCCGCCGTCTTCGAGCAACGAGAGCAGCCGCTGGCGTTTCGGGAGCTGGAATTGGCCGATCCCGGAGCCGGCGAATTGCTCGTCGAAATCCTGGCCTGCGGGATATGCCATACCGATATCGGCATGCAGGCCTTTCACCCTTTACCCTCGGTGTTAGGCCACGAGGGCTGCGGCCGAGTCTTAAGCTGCGGGCCGAATGTGAAAGGCCTCAGCCCCGGAGATCTTGTGGTCCTGACGTTTGGTTCGTGCGGGGACTGCGGCAACTGCGAGCGCGATCTACCGTCGCACTGCCACCACATGATGGACCTGAACTTCAGCGGCAAGAACCCTCAGGGTGAGCTGACGCTCGCCACCACAGAAGGTGATGGCGTACACGGTTCGTTTTTCTGCCAGTCGAGCTTTGCCACCCACGCGCTGGTCACCGAGCGAAATGCGATCCGCATTGACGACCCGGCGGCTCCACCCGATCTGCTGGCGCCGCTGGGCTGCGGGGTACAGACCGGCGCCGGCGCGGTCACCAACACGCTGGACGTTGAACCAGGTTCGAGCTTCGTTTGCTTCGGCAGCGGTGCGGTGGGCCTCAGCGGGATCATGGCGGCCAAGCTGCGCGGCTGCGAAACCATTATTGCGGTCGATATCAATCCCGATCGCCTGACTCTGGCAAAGGAGCTCGGCGCCACCCACTGCCTGGACGGTCGGGACAACCCCACAGAACACATCCTCGAAATCACCCGCGGCGGCGCTGACTACGCGCTCGAAACCGCGGGTACGGTCGATACCTTCCACGCGTCTATCAGCTGCACCCGCATGGGGGGTCATACCGGCATTGTCACCATCCCAAACTGGATGGAGGGTTTTCACTTCAAAGGTGCCGATCTGGCGCTGGGCCGAACCGTGACGGGCGTGTTGGAGGGATCAAGCCGTCCTCAGGAATATATTCCCCAGCTTTACGACTGGTACCGCGACGGCCGGCTGCCGCTCGACAAGCTCGTCACTCGATACCCGTTCGAGGAAATCAACCAGGCACTCAAGGATCTGGAACAGGGCACCTCGGTGAAGCCGGTCCTGCTGATGCAATAAACATGGGGTCAGAGTAAAGGGTCAGAGTAAGCAGCGCTTACTCTGACCCTTTACTCTGACCCCGGGCAATTTTGACCCCGGAGAGCCCTGACCCCGGAGAGCCCGTTAACCATCCAAAGCTAGCTCGGCGCGTTCACCACCGCCAGCGCGTTCGCCAGCAGAAGCTTTTTGAAGTCGGCTAGATACCTTTTGCTGTGCTGGCCGGGAAAGACCACCACCAACGCTCCTTCGATTGCCGCGTTGACGAGCTGAGCGCGCTGCTCAGCTTTGCGGTTGCTGAGCGCCGGATTGACCTCCGCGATCAGCGTGGCGACCTGCTTCCGATAGTACGCATAGATATCGGACAGCGCAGACTCGAGCCCCTCGCTTGCGGCAATCGACCATAGGTGGACGAAAAATGCCCGCCGCTGAGGATCCACCGCGTCATCAAAAAGAAAATCGACGACGGCGGTAAATCGTTCCGTTGGCTCGTCGGGCCAACGATCCCGAAGTTTTTGAAACTCATCGCTGTAGCGGCGGGACGTGTCGGCAAAAATCGCCCCAAGCAGATCGGCACGGGTTGGGAAGTAGTACTGGATCGCGGAGATTCGCAGCTTGGCCCGACTCGCTATCGCGTTCATGGAAAACTGGCTGGCGCCACATTCCATAATGTGGGCAATCGCAGCCTGCAGGATCAGCTGGATCTTCGCCTGCCCCCGTGCGCGTGTGCCCGTGCCGATTCGCTGACCCGAATCTGCATGACCTGCACCTGTTGTTGCTGTCCGTTCGATGATCTTTACCTCCGGCTCTGGACGTCGCTTGCCGCTGACCGCGCTAATTGGTAATGTTACCAAATTGGTTAGGTTACCAACAAACGATTTATCACCGGAGTGTGGTCACAAGGTCGGGCCTTCGCGCCCAACAAACCACGGGAGAGGACCGCCATGTCGGGTCAATTTCTTCGCGCAGGTTCAATCCTGCTGCTCTTAACGTCACTAGCTCTGCTGGTCAGCGCCTGCGGTCAACAGCCAGCCGGGCAAGGCGGTGCACAGGCGGCGCCAGCTTCCATGGATTCCCCGTCCAGCGAGGAGCAGCTGGCTGCATTCAAGGGGGCGATCCGCGAAAAGTACGACATGAAAGAGCAGGCGTTTCGCGACAACACCCCCGAACCGATCCTCACGCGCTTTTACACCGAGTCGGTGATCTCTACCGATCCGGAGGGCAATACCAAAGTTGGGAGGGCGGCGCTGGCGCCGGTCTATGATGAAGTGATTGGGTCGTTGGTCAAAATTGAGTCCTACAACACTTTTGTCAACGGCGACGCCGGCTGGGACTGGGTCAATTTTCACGTCAGTTTCCCGCCGGGCATCGAAGAGGAACCCTTTACCTTTAAGATGCTCTTTCTGTGGGAGCGCATCGACGGTGAATGGTGGTCCCACGGCGAGATGTACGTCATGGGCGAGTTCACTATGAATGGCTGAGCATCGCGAGGAATTCTGAATGAAAAAAGAGACACCGAAATCGAAGCCAGCCATCACGCGCCGCGATTTTGTCGGCGGCACGCTGGTGGGAAGCGGCGCAGCGCTGCTGACCGCAGGCGCGCCGGCGATGATGAAGAAGGCCAGTGCTCAGACGCCGACCGATCCCTTCCCGCAATCGATCCCGATGCCGCTCAACGACCGAGACTCGAGCTGGACCGGTCCGGCGGGTGTCGGCGACTACGCCAAGGCGAATGGCAACACGCATGAGGTCATCAACGCCGCTCACACGTTCCGCAATCGCGACTTCGAGGCCCGGGTGCGGCTGGCCGAAGATACCGGCGAGCACTATGACCTCGCTTGTGTGGGCGCCGGCTTTGCCGGCATCACCGCCGCCTACACCTTTCTGAAGGAAAAGCCCGACGCCAAGGTCTTGGTGCTCGACAATCACGCCATGTTTGGCGGCGAAGCTCGCCAGAATGAGTTTGAGGTGGACGGCTACCGCCTCTGGGGACCACAGGGCTCCACCGGCGCGGTTTGGCCGCTCGAAGGTGCGAAGAAGATCGAGATGTTCTCCCACATGTGGGATGAGCTGGATCTACCCCAGGAGTTCACCTGGCAGGAGCCGGTCAACAGTAGCCTCAAGATCCCCAAAGACACCTACTCCCCCATGCACCTGACCTGGGAGGACACCGATCTAGGCTGGTTCCACGAAGGCCACAAGATGGCTCGGAACCCCTGGTCCAACCGCTTCAAAGACGTTCCGATCGACGACAAGACCAAAAACGATCTGATCTGGATGGAGGTCTACCGGCAGCCGCCGGAACGAGAAGACTGGGCGGAGTGGCTCGACTCGATGACCTACAAACAGTTTCTGAAGCAGGAAATGGGGATCGACAATCCGGCCATCGATGACTATCTGAATCCCTTTGCGGCCGCCATGGGCTGCGGGCTCGGCACGGACGTGATCTCCGCCTACCAGGCGTTCAACTTCATTCAGCCCGGCGTGATGCAGTACGGCAGGCAGTTTGGCATCGGTGACCCCACGGACTACGTCCACCTGGCCAGCTTCCCCGGCGGCAACACGGGCATCCTGCGCCACATCGTGCATCGGCTGATTCCCGGGGTGTTTGGCAAAGCCAGCAAGCTGACGGAAATCCTCGCCAACCCGGTGGACTGGGAACAGATCGACAACCCGGCCAATCATGCCCGAATGCGGCTGAGTTCACTGGTGGTGAATGTTCGCCACGACGGTTCGCCGAAGACGGCTAAGCAGGTCAGCGTGACCTACCTTAACGAGGGCAAAATGTATCGGATCACCGCCGACAAGGTGGTCATGGCGGGCCAGCAGCATATGAACAAGCGGGTGGTGACCGACCTGCCCGAGTCTTACACGCGGGCGATGGATCAATTTATCCATTCGCCGATGATGGTCATCAACGTTGCGCTCAGGAACTGGAAGTTCATGGACAAGCTGGGAGTTGCGTCGGTGCGCTGGTTTGGCTCCGACATGGGCTGGTTCACCACCTTGCGGCGTCAGATGATTCTGGACGGCGAAGAGCCAATGCCGCTCGATCCCGAAAAGCCCACGGTCCTGACCATGTATAACTCGTTCTGTATGCCCGGTATGCCGGCCAAAGAGCAGACCGTCGCTGCGCGCATGCAATTGTTTGCCATGCCGTATGCGCAGATTGAGCAGCAGATCATCGACCAGTTCACCAAGATGTTTGGTCCCGGTGGCTTTGACGCTAAGCGAGACATTGCCGGCATCACGGTCAACCGCCAGGGCCACGCCTACCTGGT
The DNA window shown above is from Pseudomonadota bacterium and carries:
- a CDS encoding FAD-dependent monooxygenase — protein: MSGTQGEIAIVGGGIGGLTLALGLARAGEKPVVYEQAIEHSEVGAGISLAPNAVKGLRFLGVEPAIVELADEPMEQYTRHYQTGQPLVTIDRHNTASQFGASYLQMHRADLQAILLDALKAHAPDCVRLGHRLADISQSGDGVTLSFEERAPVDAALVVASDGLRSVTRGQVFGELGANYSGIVAWRGLIPTERLAGCDLLPESNVFVGPDRIFVRYPVRKGQIQNCVAFTRESEWQAEGWMEKGDLSELRAAFADFHPDVTQVLDSFLQEECFRWGLFERQPLPRWVDGRVAVLGDAAHPMLPWFGLGAATAIEDAVILARALTEFASLDEALQRYQAARYERVTEIHRESLAGGERLMTAHKTLYKSEPVVTEDTLGMTLYDPGTVAL
- a CDS encoding TetR family transcriptional regulator; translation: MVTLPISAVSGKRRPEPEVKIIERTATTGAGHADSGQRIGTGTRARGQAKIQLILQAAIAHIMECGASQFSMNAIASRAKLRISAIQYYFPTRADLLGAIFADTSRRYSDEFQKLRDRWPDEPTERFTAVVDFLFDDAVDPQRRAFFVHLWSIAASEGLESALSDIYAYYRKQVATLIAEVNPALSNRKAEQRAQLVNAAIEGALVVVFPGQHSKRYLADFKKLLLANALAVVNAPS
- a CDS encoding FAD/NAD(P)-binding protein, encoding MKKETPKSKPAITRRDFVGGTLVGSGAALLTAGAPAMMKKASAQTPTDPFPQSIPMPLNDRDSSWTGPAGVGDYAKANGNTHEVINAAHTFRNRDFEARVRLAEDTGEHYDLACVGAGFAGITAAYTFLKEKPDAKVLVLDNHAMFGGEARQNEFEVDGYRLWGPQGSTGAVWPLEGAKKIEMFSHMWDELDLPQEFTWQEPVNSSLKIPKDTYSPMHLTWEDTDLGWFHEGHKMARNPWSNRFKDVPIDDKTKNDLIWMEVYRQPPEREDWAEWLDSMTYKQFLKQEMGIDNPAIDDYLNPFAAAMGCGLGTDVISAYQAFNFIQPGVMQYGRQFGIGDPTDYVHLASFPGGNTGILRHIVHRLIPGVFGKASKLTEILANPVDWEQIDNPANHARMRLSSLVVNVRHDGSPKTAKQVSVTYLNEGKMYRITADKVVMAGQQHMNKRVVTDLPESYTRAMDQFIHSPMMVINVALRNWKFMDKLGVASVRWFGSDMGWFTTLRRQMILDGEEPMPLDPEKPTVLTMYNSFCMPGMPAKEQTVAARMQLFAMPYAQIEQQIIDQFTKMFGPGGFDAKRDIAGITVNRQGHAYLVTTPGFFFGKDGEPAPSDVIRQPHGRIAFAHAELKGYQMWEGAVDEAERAVGQLLKSTS
- a CDS encoding NAD(P)-dependent alcohol dehydrogenase, translated to MQIKAAVFEQREQPLAFRELELADPGAGELLVEILACGICHTDIGMQAFHPLPSVLGHEGCGRVLSCGPNVKGLSPGDLVVLTFGSCGDCGNCERDLPSHCHHMMDLNFSGKNPQGELTLATTEGDGVHGSFFCQSSFATHALVTERNAIRIDDPAAPPDLLAPLGCGVQTGAGAVTNTLDVEPGSSFVCFGSGAVGLSGIMAAKLRGCETIIAVDINPDRLTLAKELGATHCLDGRDNPTEHILEITRGGADYALETAGTVDTFHASISCTRMGGHTGIVTIPNWMEGFHFKGADLALGRTVTGVLEGSSRPQEYIPQLYDWYRDGRLPLDKLVTRYPFEEINQALKDLEQGTSVKPVLLMQ